A single Natronorubrum sediminis DNA region contains:
- a CDS encoding bacterio-opsin activator domain-containing protein, translating to MSDSPVPTGDVLRVLVVGDSSQIDATMATLSSQFDSVSLVRERSLASALERLARLDIHCVVCQFDPDSGEPPPIAGIRTRSDSVPIVAVTGHAADARREERALEAGASVVVDSEDPASLVGTRVKTAARQYQHAMESDGTTESILERSDALVCVLDESATIVSANGAVDERLGYTPAELEGTPLAQLVHPDDRERVQTVFERVSRGALGANERVSARIGRGDGTWSAAELSARNRLADPRVTGVVLTLLPVSSPATGAADSTQTVLDSIDDPLFTLGPQWEIRQANAAARDLFETTDSSPTGTVIWDLLDERVRSTFYERALEAARTNSAVEFETPYPSLETRLAVTVSPHEAGVVDADEGTETEINTETGWETDTDGDSDTDTNTGFTVHARAVPPDGSTAVDRTRFDLLESVVDALGDGVLVLEGETISFANATTLELTEDDTLVGRGLEAVFDDALAAAIHERARSPLVRWMDPLTGTLTAGDDSVPVDVFVTPLSADDRTLCVVRDRTRSPAGTLETLESATDEIRDAESFSDVTSAVLEAILEYSGGDLGAWYRLDDDALRPETVVTPTSRSPGELASIDRDTPPLSSLLEHGADGSDSSGRGESGTVDPPEITATVFDRAECESLLTQGGLRAERLLVVPLPPHGIALVASSDPLAFERIDREPLLAIGRVGATALDALESAADRRATLAENRRLETALERCQRLREHERDILACDSRGEIERTCCEAATSIPLEESAGAVELAWIGRIDTGSERIVPEAWAGDDVDDLEPVAIPADTVDPRRSKTDDASLEGTHPAALAATTLEPVVVDAIDADGTQPDQGWRRRALEEGRRSALAVPLVVDGRCYGMLTAFADTPSAFDDSIRERYLELATVTSYALAADERKRALLADRLTELEVAVRRDDDGDGDALSAIAHEVGGELTVQAIVPRATGASTVYCAVRDDEAGTAQSVVDAIESVETGRRVGDESEPLYEFVLAEPTVAESLATHGARVQSVAPAGDRTRFVLEVPRSTDVRSILEVLERTSGDVDLLARRDRDRSIHSGQPFDADLRRTLSERQLRTLEAAYYGGFFAWPRESTGEEVADSLGVSQPTFSRHLRVAQGKVFSSLFDDRA from the coding sequence GTGAGTGACTCCCCCGTCCCCACGGGCGACGTGCTTCGCGTTCTCGTCGTCGGCGACTCGAGTCAGATCGACGCCACGATGGCCACGCTCTCCTCGCAGTTCGATTCGGTCTCGCTCGTTCGCGAACGCTCGCTCGCGAGCGCCCTCGAGCGACTCGCCCGCCTCGATATTCACTGCGTCGTCTGTCAGTTCGACCCCGACTCGGGCGAGCCACCCCCGATCGCAGGGATTCGCACGCGAAGTGACAGCGTTCCGATCGTCGCCGTCACCGGCCACGCGGCGGATGCGAGGAGAGAAGAGCGAGCCCTCGAGGCGGGCGCGAGCGTCGTCGTCGATTCCGAGGATCCCGCGTCGCTCGTCGGCACGCGCGTGAAAACTGCTGCGCGACAGTATCAACACGCGATGGAATCCGACGGCACCACGGAGTCGATTCTCGAGCGATCCGACGCCCTCGTGTGCGTCCTCGACGAGTCGGCGACGATCGTCTCCGCGAACGGTGCCGTCGACGAGCGATTGGGCTACACACCCGCGGAACTCGAGGGAACGCCGCTCGCCCAACTCGTCCACCCGGACGACCGCGAGCGGGTGCAGACTGTCTTCGAACGCGTCTCGAGGGGGGCGCTCGGAGCGAACGAGCGAGTGTCGGCGCGAATCGGACGCGGCGACGGCACCTGGAGCGCCGCCGAACTCTCGGCTCGAAACCGACTCGCGGATCCACGAGTGACGGGCGTCGTCCTCACGCTCTTGCCCGTCTCGAGTCCAGCGACTGGCGCAGCCGATTCGACCCAGACCGTCCTCGATTCGATCGACGACCCGCTGTTTACCCTCGGCCCGCAGTGGGAGATCAGGCAGGCGAACGCCGCGGCCCGCGACCTGTTCGAGACGACGGACTCGTCGCCTACGGGAACTGTCATCTGGGACCTCCTCGACGAACGCGTCAGGTCGACGTTTTACGAGCGAGCGCTCGAGGCCGCCCGGACGAACTCGGCCGTCGAGTTCGAGACGCCGTATCCATCCCTCGAGACACGTCTCGCAGTCACGGTCTCTCCCCACGAAGCCGGTGTGGTCGACGCTGACGAAGGTACAGAAACAGAGATAAATACAGAGACAGGCTGGGAGACAGACACAGACGGAGACTCGGATACGGACACGAACACTGGGTTCACCGTGCACGCACGGGCGGTTCCGCCCGACGGTTCCACGGCCGTCGACCGAACCCGATTCGATCTGCTCGAGTCCGTCGTCGACGCGCTCGGCGACGGCGTTCTCGTCCTCGAGGGAGAGACGATTTCGTTCGCGAACGCCACAACACTCGAGTTGACCGAGGACGACACGCTCGTCGGTCGCGGACTCGAGGCCGTGTTCGACGACGCGCTCGCGGCCGCGATTCACGAGCGTGCGAGGTCGCCGCTCGTCCGGTGGATGGACCCGCTTACGGGCACACTCACCGCCGGCGACGATTCGGTGCCGGTCGACGTATTCGTCACACCACTCTCGGCTGACGACCGAACGCTCTGCGTCGTCCGCGACAGAACCCGATCGCCAGCCGGCACGCTCGAGACACTCGAGTCGGCGACCGACGAAATCCGGGACGCCGAGAGTTTCTCAGACGTTACGTCGGCCGTTCTTGAGGCCATCCTCGAGTACAGCGGTGGCGACCTCGGTGCCTGGTACCGACTCGACGACGACGCCCTTCGACCGGAAACGGTCGTCACTCCGACCTCGCGTTCTCCTGGCGAACTCGCGTCGATCGACCGCGACACGCCTCCCCTTTCGAGTTTGCTCGAGCACGGGGCGGACGGGTCCGATTCGAGCGGGCGAGGCGAGTCGGGAACAGTGGATCCACCCGAAATCACCGCGACCGTTTTCGACCGCGCGGAGTGTGAGTCGCTCCTCACGCAGGGAGGGCTCCGTGCCGAACGGTTGCTCGTCGTCCCCCTCCCACCACACGGAATCGCTCTCGTGGCCAGTTCCGATCCGTTAGCGTTCGAGCGAATCGATCGAGAGCCACTCCTCGCCATCGGCCGGGTCGGTGCCACCGCACTCGACGCCCTCGAGTCCGCGGCGGATCGCCGGGCAACCCTCGCCGAGAACCGCCGACTCGAGACGGCCCTCGAGCGCTGCCAGCGTCTCCGCGAACACGAACGGGACATCCTGGCCTGTGACTCTCGCGGTGAGATCGAACGAACGTGCTGTGAGGCCGCGACTTCGATCCCCCTCGAGGAGTCCGCCGGAGCGGTCGAGTTGGCGTGGATCGGTCGCATCGACACCGGGTCCGAACGAATCGTGCCGGAGGCGTGGGCGGGGGACGACGTCGACGACCTCGAGCCGGTGGCGATTCCGGCCGACACTGTCGATCCCCGCCGTTCGAAGACCGACGACGCGAGCCTGGAGGGGACGCACCCGGCCGCGCTCGCTGCGACGACGCTCGAACCGGTCGTCGTCGACGCAATCGACGCCGACGGAACGCAACCCGATCAGGGGTGGCGGCGACGAGCGCTCGAGGAGGGTCGACGATCCGCGCTGGCCGTCCCACTCGTCGTCGACGGACGCTGTTATGGCATGCTCACCGCGTTCGCAGACACGCCGTCGGCGTTCGACGACTCCATTCGCGAGCGCTATCTGGAACTCGCGACGGTCACGAGCTACGCGCTCGCCGCGGACGAACGCAAACGAGCGCTCCTCGCGGATCGCCTCACCGAACTCGAGGTGGCCGTTCGACGCGATGACGACGGCGACGGTGACGCGCTCTCGGCCATCGCTCACGAGGTCGGCGGAGAACTCACCGTGCAGGCCATCGTTCCGCGAGCGACGGGTGCGTCGACGGTGTACTGTGCCGTCCGGGATGACGAGGCCGGTACCGCCCAGTCCGTCGTCGACGCCATCGAATCGGTCGAAACCGGTCGGCGCGTCGGCGATGAGTCGGAACCGCTCTACGAGTTCGTCCTCGCCGAGCCAACCGTCGCGGAGTCACTCGCAACTCACGGGGCCAGGGTTCAGTCGGTGGCACCCGCTGGCGATCGAACCCGATTCGTGCTCGAGGTGCCCAGATCGACCGACGTGAGATCGATCCTCGAGGTGCTCGAGCGAACCAGTGGCGACGTCGATTTGCTGGCTCGTCGGGACCGCGACCGCTCGATTCACTCCGGCCAACCATTCGACGCCGACCTTCGCCGGACGCTCTCCGAGCGACAGCTCCGAACGCTCGAGGCGGCGTACTACGGCGGCTTCTTCGCGTGGCCCCGGGAGAGCACCGGCGAGGAAGTGGCCGATTCGCTGGGCGTTTCCCAACCGACGTTCAGCCGTCACCTCCGGGTTGCACAGGGGAAGGTATTCTCGTCGCTCTTCGACGACCGGGCGTGA
- a CDS encoding universal stress protein translates to MYRSLLLATDGTDGARQATDHAITLAEQLGASLHIVSVSEDGPHSSEKQDEMRSDPESDATSALEDAERAALERDLEVTTTVRHGVPQEEIVDAAETNAIDMVVLGTAGRTGLDHLVVGSVAEEVVRNAPVPVVTVRERT, encoded by the coding sequence ATGTATCGCTCACTTTTGCTCGCGACCGACGGGACGGACGGCGCACGACAGGCCACCGATCACGCAATTACTCTCGCCGAGCAACTCGGCGCGAGTCTCCACATCGTCTCGGTCTCCGAAGACGGTCCTCACAGCTCGGAAAAGCAAGACGAGATGCGTTCTGACCCGGAGAGCGACGCCACGAGCGCACTCGAGGACGCCGAGCGAGCGGCCCTCGAGCGCGACCTCGAGGTGACGACGACCGTTCGCCACGGCGTGCCACAGGAAGAGATCGTCGACGCCGCCGAGACGAACGCGATCGACATGGTCGTCCTCGGTACGGCAGGTCGGACGGGACTCGATCACCTGGTGGTGGGAAGCGTCGCCGAGGAGGTCGTTCGAAACGCACCGGTGCCGGTCGTCACCGTCCGTGAGCGGACGTAA
- a CDS encoding DUF354 domain-containing protein gives MRILVFANTPAHVHLYRHVVDRLEDAGHDVLVLTRDYACTTALLDYFELPYRVYGGHGTDRYSKLRFARELGGQIRTIAREARRFGPDVVFGRGPYAAFAGTLTRTPVVLVLDDEPGDFNYAVSRPFADCILSPAVTRRDLGDAHYTFEGFKECAYLHPAVFERDEPVRELLGVDPDEPFAIVRFNALDALHDTSLEGFEPEQRRDLIRRLSEHATVFVSDEGDDMDLEDLSAQWYDLHPALIHDAMAEASLLVADTGTMVNEAALLGTPAIRYRGTDDHEYGEFVELERADLAKQFDDYDSLCEHSLELLADDGTAERWRRRREEYVADLVNLSELLVDVAESRGSIDRLSSSTRGALQAKGHDRPQI, from the coding sequence ATGCGGATCCTCGTCTTTGCAAACACGCCTGCACACGTCCACCTGTATCGACACGTCGTCGACCGCCTCGAGGACGCGGGCCACGACGTCCTCGTATTGACTCGGGATTACGCCTGTACGACGGCGTTACTCGACTACTTCGAGCTGCCGTATCGGGTCTACGGCGGCCACGGCACCGACCGTTACTCGAAACTTCGCTTCGCTCGAGAGTTGGGGGGACAGATTCGAACGATCGCGCGCGAAGCCCGCCGATTCGGCCCCGACGTCGTCTTCGGTCGCGGCCCGTACGCGGCGTTCGCCGGGACGCTCACCCGAACGCCGGTCGTCCTGGTCCTCGACGACGAACCGGGTGACTTCAACTACGCCGTCTCTCGGCCGTTCGCCGACTGTATCCTCTCGCCGGCGGTCACCCGCCGCGACCTCGGGGACGCCCACTACACCTTCGAGGGCTTCAAAGAGTGTGCGTACCTCCACCCCGCCGTCTTCGAACGGGACGAACCCGTCCGGGAGCTACTCGGCGTCGACCCGGACGAACCCTTCGCAATCGTCCGGTTCAACGCTCTCGACGCGCTGCACGACACCAGCCTCGAGGGATTCGAACCGGAGCAGCGACGTGACCTGATCCGCCGACTGAGCGAGCACGCGACCGTCTTCGTCTCGGACGAGGGCGACGACATGGACCTCGAGGACCTCTCTGCCCAGTGGTACGACCTCCACCCGGCCCTGATCCACGACGCGATGGCCGAAGCGTCGCTGCTCGTCGCGGATACGGGAACGATGGTCAACGAGGCAGCCCTGCTCGGCACGCCCGCGATCCGGTATCGAGGAACCGACGACCACGAGTACGGCGAGTTCGTGGAACTCGAGCGCGCCGACCTGGCCAAACAGTTCGACGACTACGACTCGCTCTGTGAGCACTCACTCGAGTTACTCGCGGACGACGGCACGGCCGAACGCTGGCGACGACGCCGCGAGGAGTACGTCGCAGACCTCGTGAACCTCTCCGAACTGTTGGTCGACGTCGCCGAATCTCGTGGTTCCATCGATCGACTCAGTTCGTCGACGCGTGGCGCCTTGCAGGCGAAGGGCCACGATCGACCGCAGATCTAA
- a CDS encoding glycosyltransferase, which translates to MHVLTITNSADAPFMNQQMDALERHGVTFEIVTVDGTDDETDRTALDYLRTIPSAVAEASNGYDLIHAHYGLTAPIALAQLRTPVVLSLWGSDVHSPVKPLSQLCAPLCEEVVVMSDRMREALGQDAHVIPDGVDLTKFQPESRERARAKIDWETGDAYQVLFPYSPKRGVKDFPRARRIVAAASNFLERPIDLRTVSDVPHETVPDYMNAADALLLTSKSEGSPNSVKEAMACNLPVVATDVGDVRERLTGVTPSYVGRTDEELIEGLISVLERESRSNGREAVREVSLEETTSQLLEIYERVAGTSTRRVENVAQQE; encoded by the coding sequence ATGCACGTCCTCACGATCACGAACAGCGCCGACGCACCGTTTATGAATCAGCAGATGGACGCTCTCGAGCGCCACGGGGTCACGTTCGAGATTGTGACGGTCGACGGGACCGACGACGAAACCGACCGCACGGCCCTCGATTACCTCCGCACGATTCCGTCGGCGGTCGCCGAGGCGAGCAACGGCTACGATCTGATTCACGCACACTACGGACTGACGGCACCGATCGCGCTCGCACAGCTTCGAACGCCGGTCGTCCTCTCGCTGTGGGGTTCGGACGTACACAGTCCCGTCAAACCACTTAGTCAACTGTGTGCGCCGCTGTGTGAGGAAGTCGTCGTCATGTCGGATCGAATGCGTGAGGCGCTCGGACAGGACGCACACGTCATCCCCGACGGCGTCGATCTGACGAAGTTTCAACCGGAGTCACGAGAGCGCGCTCGAGCGAAAATCGACTGGGAGACGGGCGACGCCTACCAGGTCCTCTTTCCGTACTCGCCAAAACGTGGGGTCAAGGATTTTCCACGAGCGCGCCGAATCGTCGCCGCGGCCAGCAACTTTCTCGAGCGCCCGATCGACCTGCGGACGGTCTCCGACGTGCCCCACGAGACGGTTCCCGACTACATGAACGCTGCAGACGCCCTCCTGTTGACCTCGAAAAGCGAGGGCTCTCCGAACTCGGTCAAGGAGGCGATGGCTTGCAACCTCCCCGTCGTCGCAACCGACGTCGGGGACGTTCGAGAGCGACTAACCGGCGTCACGCCCTCTTACGTCGGGCGCACCGACGAGGAACTCATCGAAGGCCTGATCAGCGTCCTCGAGCGCGAATCGCGTTCGAACGGTCGCGAGGCCGTCCGCGAGGTGAGCCTCGAGGAAACGACGAGTCAATTACTCGAGATCTACGAACGCGTCGCTGGAACGTCAACTCGACGGGTCGAAAACGTCGCACAGCAAGAGTAA
- a CDS encoding NAD-dependent epimerase/dehydratase family protein, with the protein MTGSTTAAVTGATGFLGSALCERLLADGWDVRGLSRPTSDRGDLEGVEWYVGDLFDDETLADLVDGVDTVFHLAGIGLWSAGPETVYRVNADGTARVLEACRQGDVGRLVFTSTSGTRRPPDGAEVADETDVAEPIGAYQASKAEAERMVDEYAATGGDAVTVHPTSIFGPGDEEFTAQLLAMGLEPTMPAYLPGGLSIVGVSDVVDGLLLADERGTNGEHYVLGGENLTYNQAVRRIAHAADGTPARIQVPSLAIQAAGPVAEAASAVAGVRMFPFDRQMASLATQRLFYTSRKAERELGYEYRPLEDHLPETMAWYREEV; encoded by the coding sequence ATGACCGGGTCGACTACCGCCGCCGTCACCGGCGCGACGGGATTCCTCGGGTCTGCCCTTTGTGAACGCCTGCTCGCGGACGGCTGGGACGTTCGCGGACTGAGCCGTCCTACGTCGGATCGCGGCGACCTCGAGGGCGTGGAGTGGTACGTCGGGGACCTCTTCGACGATGAGACGCTCGCGGACCTCGTCGACGGCGTCGATACCGTCTTTCACCTCGCCGGGATCGGTCTCTGGAGCGCCGGCCCGGAGACCGTCTACCGGGTCAACGCCGACGGCACGGCGCGCGTGCTCGAGGCCTGCCGGCAGGGCGATGTCGGCCGACTCGTCTTCACCAGCACCTCCGGGACGCGTCGTCCACCGGACGGGGCGGAGGTTGCGGACGAGACCGACGTGGCCGAACCGATCGGCGCGTATCAGGCCTCGAAAGCCGAGGCCGAGCGCATGGTCGACGAGTACGCCGCCACGGGCGGAGACGCCGTCACCGTTCATCCGACGTCGATCTTCGGCCCCGGCGACGAGGAGTTCACCGCGCAACTGCTCGCGATGGGCCTCGAGCCGACCATGCCGGCGTACCTCCCCGGTGGCCTGAGCATCGTCGGCGTCTCCGACGTGGTCGACGGCCTGTTGTTGGCCGACGAACGGGGGACGAACGGCGAGCACTACGTCCTCGGCGGGGAGAACCTGACCTACAATCAGGCCGTCAGGCGCATCGCACATGCTGCCGACGGCACGCCTGCCCGGATTCAGGTGCCGTCGCTGGCGATTCAGGCCGCCGGTCCGGTCGCCGAAGCCGCCAGCGCCGTCGCCGGCGTTCGGATGTTTCCCTTCGACCGACAGATGGCGTCTCTCGCCACGCAGCGCCTCTTTTACACCTCGAGAAAGGCCGAGCGGGAACTCGGCTACGAGTATCGGCCGCTCGAGGACCACCTTCCTGAGACGATGGCCTGGTACCGCGAGGAAGTCTGA
- a CDS encoding DUF362 domain-containing protein codes for MSVCLAGVDASERRGGWDPDSDGRRATLESPIRTLLESHAGTLTAADRLTLVPDTHYPFHPSSGMVTDPAVVAALVDHLEGRTTAEIAVAGISDDRIGFDRTADYLGYPTILESTDATLVDLADEPRRNQVVSVDGDRLSLTVPERLLESTVVVVPTLRPTEDGPVAGGMRTLERFVSSVDDSELTALAATRAAEPVLTVLDATTAYGGDPVAADTLLAGPTPQVDALASSLLERSIADDSALENAFGVSVPSITVETPNDGVSVDVDSLRRRLPKGELPPPDDMHPAVTAAYRLYATVSGDAVPPQLEQGP; via the coding sequence GTGAGCGTCTGTCTCGCCGGCGTCGACGCCTCGGAGCGACGCGGCGGCTGGGACCCCGACAGCGACGGTCGACGGGCGACACTCGAGTCGCCGATTCGGACGCTGCTCGAGTCCCACGCGGGCACGCTCACCGCTGCCGATCGACTCACGCTCGTTCCGGATACCCACTATCCGTTCCATCCCTCCTCTGGGATGGTCACCGACCCCGCCGTCGTCGCCGCCCTCGTCGACCACCTCGAGGGGCGAACGACCGCCGAAATTGCCGTCGCCGGAATCAGCGACGATCGAATCGGCTTCGATCGAACGGCTGACTACCTCGGCTATCCGACCATCCTCGAGTCCACCGACGCGACACTCGTCGACCTGGCGGACGAACCGCGGCGAAATCAGGTGGTCTCAGTCGACGGCGACCGACTGTCGCTCACCGTCCCCGAACGACTTCTCGAGAGCACCGTCGTCGTCGTGCCGACGCTCCGACCGACCGAGGACGGCCCGGTGGCGGGCGGGATGCGCACGCTCGAGCGATTCGTCTCGAGCGTCGACGACTCCGAACTGACCGCGCTCGCGGCGACGCGGGCCGCCGAACCCGTGCTCACCGTTCTCGACGCGACGACCGCCTACGGTGGCGATCCGGTCGCTGCTGACACCCTGCTGGCCGGACCGACGCCGCAAGTCGATGCGCTCGCCTCGTCGCTGCTCGAGCGTTCGATCGCCGACGATTCGGCCCTCGAGAACGCCTTCGGCGTGTCGGTGCCCTCGATCACCGTCGAGACGCCGAACGACGGGGTCAGCGTCGACGTTGACTCGCTTCGCCGCCGACTGCCGAAAGGCGAGTTGCCGCCGCCGGACGACATGCACCCCGCCGTGACGGCTGCCTACAGACTCTACGCGACGGTTTCCGGCGACGCCGTCCCACCACAACTCGAGCAGGGACCATGA
- a CDS encoding Gfo/Idh/MocA family protein, translated as MPATLLGRWSDSSALSLGILGVGNIGMVHLKSASAMPGVTPVAAADAVPSNRDRAESAGVARTYDDYTTLLEHEDLDAVVVALPPFLHADAVERAAEAGVDVFVEKPLARTAEEAEEMIETAREADIALGVDHTLRYQPDMVGVKDEFDEGRVGHVPYASITRLNDGPLGRPPASEAPPAWPLDPEAVGGGSLLELGVHCLDVLEWLFGDLEVQSASMGQTLDVPVEDAATVLLRAPETETTITLHCGSYQWEQLPEVNTRLRLEGITGTITNQDHLPANFYADAAQSALTNATSRLRRSDPDVFGPTFYLQAHYDALEDFCDAIRNDEAPPVGGDVGLRTLELAEQAYELAAEGDDAALEVPEVVS; from the coding sequence ATGCCTGCAACACTTCTTGGCCGGTGGTCCGACTCGAGTGCCCTTTCGCTCGGCATCCTCGGCGTCGGAAACATCGGCATGGTACACCTGAAATCGGCCAGCGCGATGCCGGGGGTCACTCCCGTCGCGGCCGCCGACGCGGTGCCGTCGAATCGCGACCGAGCCGAGTCTGCCGGTGTAGCCCGAACGTACGACGATTACACGACGCTCCTCGAGCACGAAGACCTCGACGCGGTGGTCGTCGCGTTGCCGCCGTTTCTTCACGCGGACGCGGTTGAACGCGCCGCCGAGGCCGGCGTCGACGTCTTCGTCGAAAAACCCCTCGCGCGAACGGCCGAGGAGGCCGAGGAGATGATCGAAACCGCTCGCGAAGCCGATATCGCCCTCGGCGTCGATCACACGCTTCGCTACCAGCCCGACATGGTCGGCGTCAAAGACGAGTTCGACGAGGGGCGGGTCGGACACGTCCCCTACGCCTCGATCACGCGGCTCAACGACGGGCCGCTCGGTCGGCCACCCGCCTCCGAAGCGCCGCCAGCGTGGCCCCTCGATCCGGAGGCCGTCGGCGGCGGCTCCTTGCTCGAGTTAGGCGTCCACTGTCTGGACGTCCTCGAGTGGCTCTTCGGCGACCTCGAGGTTCAGAGCGCCTCGATGGGGCAGACGCTCGACGTGCCCGTCGAGGACGCCGCGACGGTGCTCTTGCGCGCGCCGGAGACGGAGACGACGATCACGCTCCACTGTGGCTCCTACCAGTGGGAGCAACTGCCCGAGGTCAACACGCGACTGCGCCTCGAGGGGATCACGGGCACGATCACGAATCAGGATCACCTGCCGGCGAACTTCTACGCCGACGCCGCTCAATCCGCACTGACGAACGCCACGAGTCGGCTGCGCCGAAGCGATCCCGACGTATTCGGGCCGACGTTCTACTTGCAGGCCCACTACGACGCGCTCGAGGACTTCTGTGATGCCATCCGAAACGACGAGGCCCCGCCCGTTGGCGGCGACGTCGGCTTGCGAACGCTCGAGTTGGCCGAACAGGCCTACGAACTAGCCGCAGAGGGCGACGACGCCGCCCTCGAGGTTCCGGAGGTGGTCTCGTGA
- a CDS encoding polysaccharide deacetylase family protein, which produces MGSVVLSLDAELGWGFHDLEDPPTDRLEAGRRGWSVMCDLLEEFDVEATWAVVGHLMLESCDGTHADHPAPPGWFERERNSWADREDLRFGPDLVRRVLESDVDHEFASHSFSHVLFGDSATDHDLATAELERATEIAAEWGQTVDSFIYPRNDVGHRDVLAEHGVSAYRGKSPTRDGVRGLFDSTLRDQSMLVEPEIDEFGLVNVPASLFLFGFEGPARTVAESVWADPMLELARRGIDEAVQTDGVFHMWLHPNNLTSKRDDQRMRAILAHLARRREETDLTVETMADVANRLHRSHGLDGLDSVSTHVDGQATAGGASSAGGN; this is translated from the coding sequence GTGGGTAGCGTCGTCCTCTCTCTCGATGCCGAACTCGGCTGGGGCTTTCACGACCTCGAGGATCCGCCGACGGACCGCCTGGAAGCCGGTCGCCGCGGCTGGAGCGTCATGTGCGATCTGCTCGAGGAGTTCGACGTGGAAGCGACCTGGGCCGTCGTCGGCCACCTCATGCTCGAGTCCTGTGACGGAACGCACGCCGACCACCCGGCACCTCCCGGCTGGTTCGAGCGCGAACGCAACAGCTGGGCGGATCGCGAGGACCTCCGATTCGGCCCCGACCTCGTTAGACGCGTCCTCGAGTCGGACGTCGATCACGAGTTCGCCAGCCACTCCTTCTCGCACGTTCTCTTCGGCGACTCCGCGACGGATCACGACCTCGCCACGGCCGAACTCGAGCGAGCGACCGAGATTGCCGCCGAGTGGGGCCAGACCGTCGATTCGTTCATCTATCCCCGAAACGACGTCGGGCACCGGGACGTACTCGCAGAGCACGGCGTGAGCGCCTACCGCGGCAAATCCCCGACGAGAGACGGCGTTCGAGGCCTCTTCGATTCGACGCTACGAGACCAGTCGATGCTCGTCGAGCCCGAAATCGACGAGTTCGGGCTGGTCAACGTTCCGGCCTCGCTGTTCCTCTTCGGGTTCGAGGGCCCCGCACGGACCGTCGCTGAGTCCGTCTGGGCGGATCCGATGCTCGAGTTAGCCCGTCGCGGGATCGACGAGGCGGTCCAGACCGATGGCGTGTTCCACATGTGGCTTCATCCGAACAATCTGACGTCGAAACGAGACGACCAGCGGATGCGTGCGATCCTCGCCCACCTCGCTCGTCGTCGCGAGGAGACGGACCTCACGGTCGAAACGATGGCTGACGTCGCGAACCGACTGCATCGATCACACGGCCTCGATGGCCTCGACAGCGTGTCGACACACGTCGACGGGCAGGCGACTGCGGGTGGGGCGAGTAGCGCCGGCGGGAACTGA